The genomic segment CTTAACTTGCACCTCTTCAAGTGACTTGCCATTGCACTAGTTCCTACACCACGCTTGGCAATGATCTAAGCATTACAGTGCTTGCATTGTACTTTGACAACTAAACCACCCACACATAGGGCTGGCAATGGGTTAGGTTGGATCCAGGTCGCGCAAAACCATGTCCGACCCGAAGCCCGCTAGCCATAAGCCAACCCGAACCTGAATGCACAAACAGATTAAAATAAGAACTTGAACCCTAACCCAACGGGTGCTCGTCGGGTTTCGGGCACCCATCGCATCTTCACCTCACACACACGTGAGAGCAAAGAACAACAAAAAGTGATCTATGTGACTCAGGGAAGGGGCAGTGCGATGCGGGGGCTCTCCCTCTGCGCCCTGCTCTCCGTGTGCATCCTCAGTCCCGCCAACATCACCGGCGTGGCCACCCACAACGTCGACTGGTCGTTCAACGCAGACAGTTAGTCCAGGGGCCAAAGCTTCCACGACAAGGCAAGGGCACGGCGGGGTGGCGTGGTCAAGAGGCGTAGGGTGGCAATAGGCTTGTGTGTTCGGGCGATGTGGGGCGGCACCGGGGCAAGGGcaggtgaaaggatcgaatagcccaagagcggggggggtgaattgggatattaatttttttaaaattaactgCTGCTTGACCTAATACAACTTAAAAGAAATGCAAataaggaattttaactagcactagatagctaatcaagcaagaattaactaagaaaggtaatccctaagaagaacttgcaataataacaaaactcaaaataagatgcaagaaagtaaagagttggagaagacaacactgattttttcccgaggtttcaagaagttggcacttccccctagtcctcgttggagcatccaccaaggatgtcgctcccccttgagtcaccaaggctcaagtgctctctcttgattaccccttctccatctccggattagcgggtatcaaaccaagtacatcctccttttcccggggctcccacaattcctccaagagctcaccgagaaatccttcgatcaccaagaccgtctaggtgttgccaaccaccaagagtaacaagcctcaagcttcgcttgacaaagacaaagcctagacaacaactagatgcacacttgctactcttcaagcactcaaagaagtccttaatcctcaactaagaacttagaatggacataagtgctctctctcttgcttctaaatgacacaccaagtgtatgagctgctacagggtcgcaagagcaccTGTTGAAATCAACTGAGtcggtatttatagcctagagatcaaaaattagctgttggctaaccactcttatttttctgtaatcaccggataatccgctggctatatccttaagatcaccggataatccggtgggttcaaacccagagccagctgtcactagccgttgcacggcaacatttgtccggtgataaactccggtgaacaacagtcatcaccggataatccggtgagtacaactcacccgacccttcaaatttcagaaccttttgcaagaaatactccggtgatatttttgctctcaccggataatccggtgagttcaatttgtctgagtttcttcacaacatttctccggtggtctgtcagctaagtcaccggatagtccggtgaccgtaattttccactgtggcccgaagcaatgctctctgcaagaaatagtcccgtgttcatattatgcagcatcggataatccggtgagtacaaaattgtttttctcccaaaattttctctgctggaaaagctccggtggtcaccgggcttccatcaccggatattccggtgtaaaacttctgaaatttttcatataattcggatgcctcaattagtgtttatccggtgagtattagacatccatcagaggataatccggtgagtgatatatattattttttttgtgagctcatccaattcaactctctttgagctaTAATTCCTTGACaacttcaccatggacttgtatgctctacctagtgctagaatttaacaagtgtgcatcatctatgtctagactcactaagtcaagctactacttttagcccccctttatagtacggtcaaaagactaaaagaaaagaagacctatactactctaagtgtcctccatctcctttgtgacacttagaactagaagatccttaatcttaaatcatatgtcctttgattgtccatataagcactttagggaccaagattacccaaatgtcattgtatactaaatttttgattcccttcaaaacaaattgttagtcacagtaatatggttgtcattaatcaccgaaacacttaccacttacctaggggcctagatgctacaatccccccctttttggtgattgatgacaacacaaataacaatagagatatgaatttgaagagcatcctatcatactaggcaaaagAATGCATATAGCAATAAAAGCGAGATAAAGCCTAGCGCTACAAAAACTATCATGCTAGAATAGGTAAGAATTATGcgagcatgaaaataaacacaatgtgatgacaggcgaaacacatccatatacagagccaaatagcctgtcataacatcaaaatccataagatccaacattttaaaactagctacccaaaaatctaagctccccctgaatcaaaatctcactagaccctccagctactctctctaccaactccccctattactagactctccccctttggcatctaagcaccaaaaagagaaaactaGGACACGACTAAGCATCCGGAGCTGGAGAAGACGGAGGACCCGATGCTGTcgaagaaggtgccacgacgaactgagaACCGTCGGCCTCGGAGTCGGAGCTGGACGGACTGTGACCCGCAGCTGCTGTCGCCTCATCGATCTGAtgctgcactgactgaagagtagcGTCTGGAGCGTCAAGTGCTGGCTCAGCGACTGAAGAAGGCACAACTGACAGCTGAGGGGCATGGGGAGACacgactggctgctgctgctcggggaCTGTCGGCTGTGGGGTGTCCTCGAAGCTCAGAGGTCCAGTGGGTACAGGTGAAGCCAACGATGGTAACACTGGACTCTGAGACATCCCGGCAGGTAGAGAGTACACTCCGGAAGCCAAGAGAGCTGACAGAGGGAAATCGGACCCCGGAGTACGCAAGAGTGCATTGGCactgcctgggagaggactcGGGGCAGGAGCCGGagcaggtgctggagctggcaactgaaggccctgtgcctggaaaagaacggagaacaatctggcgttgttctcacggtctacctgaagtgctgcaaacatggcctgctgctgctgctgtagtgactgcatcagtgcaaactgctgctcctctcggcggcgagcatcctcttcctgagctgcctgctgctgctgcatctgccgaaGGATAAGAGTGATCTCCGAAGGCACTGCAGCAGAGGGCTCGGTGGTAGCTATCTCAGTATCTGAGGAAGGAACAGAAGTCTAAGGCACACCCTGAGTAGAACCACCGGCCTCAGCATCGTGACGTCTCGGGAGTGGTGGAATGAACTCGATGTCCTCCGAGTCACTGTCGTCGTCATCCAAGTCTATGAAGGCATGAggtagctctgcctcggcctctgcaagggcctggtcctcagctgcaACTCTGTCTCGCTCCTCTGCTGGGATTTGCCGCTGAGCCTGCGCCATAGCACGCTGTCCGCAACGTCTGTCCGTCGGAGCAGTGgtagagcggcggcggcggcaggccaGTGTGGCCAGGCGGTGCCGGTGAGGTGTTAGGCCAGGGCGGGGAGGTGACAAGGAAGGGGTAGGCTAGGGCAGGGAGGCGCTAGGTAGGAGACGGGGTAGTGGcagagcagcagcggcagcggtAGGGGACCAACGCTGGGAGTCCAAACCGGAGGCGGCGGCACGTCTTCATGTCGAGGGAGCGTGTAGGTTCGATCCACTGGAGCGTAGGGTTCTTTTAGTTTTGCACTACTGCCCCCTTCGTTGTTTCATGGGTCGAACGACTGGCCCACTAAAGTTGTTAATACGGGCCAGTTCGATGACCCAATGGGCTGACTTGCCCCATGCCCACCCTAAGGTATGATAGGTTTGTGCTTAAGTAAGGTTAGTTACATCATAGATTTTTAAATAACTATTTAGTTGACTGTCATAACAGTGACAAATCACATTGTATTAGTCCCTTTATCCACATGTCATATGcatagtttttttaattaactttgTCACACTTGTAATTAAAAATTtgttaataatatttttttgacaaatAATACTTACTTAACCTTGGACGTAGAAAAATTAGACACGAATCAATCAGCCCTGAAAAAACCTACATTCAAAGtttggcaaaaatccaaaataggAAATAGACGTCACCGTATAtgctaaaatagataacatatcagcATATTTGaaaatctagcacctgtattcggcatCTCAAACAATGAAAAATCGATTTAAGTACCTGAGGTACCGAAACctcctgtattcggcaccttgcATTGTTTACCGCATTCGGCACCTCACGTGTCGAAAACTCCCTATATTCTGCACCTCAAGTGCCGGATTtggtgaacagtgccgtattcagcACTCAGGTGTCGAATACAGGCCGACCCTGCTCACGTCGTGTTGGATCAGTGCTTTTAGTGCGCCCGGTCGTGCTGTGTCATGTCATTTCGCTTTTGTCGTTTTTTTAACCCATGCGCTGTcgtgtttcgctataaaatGCGAGTGCGCTATCATGTTTCGCTATAAGGAGCCGTAGCGCTACTAGAGAGTAGATGAGCAGCGCAAGCaaaggaggagagaagaggagaagcagcagcgcagcgtgtggagaggagaagcagcacgaggtgaggagtagcagcagcgcgaagagaggagaatcagcccgagttacagtaagtacttaaattatgtatttaattaatacttatagcaataatagtaattagagtaagtaaaTTGTTTAAtttgttcaattacatttgtataattatttgcttagtttaattatatgaatttgattatttgcttaatgAGTGGaatagtaattagtgtgaatttgtataatagtaattagcgtgaatttgtgtaatagtaattatttgtttagtcagagtaagtagattgtataatagtaattaacatgaatttgattagtcagtgtaatcagattatttaattagtttaataacattATGGCCTAGTGGTGGCACTTTGTGCTAGTGGTGGTGTAGCGTGGTGGCCTAGTGCATGTATGCTCTCTATAGGTATAAGTAGGGTGTCGGTGCaatgagaggaaagagagaaaaagaaagaaaaaagaaaagataaatgataaaaaataaatttagaagtatttttaaaaaaacttgggttggacaaaaagatttgataaaaatcacaatataccaaaaaattgtcaaattgaattttttaattaataatgTTGTGCGtctgtttaattagtattttaattcaatctattaaaatagtaGTGTGTACAATAACTCTTGCCCTCagttaaagaaaagaagcatctatgaagtcaaatagagtaatatttt from the Phragmites australis chromosome 19, lpPhrAust1.1, whole genome shotgun sequence genome contains:
- the LOC133900175 gene encoding predicted GPI-anchored protein 58 yields the protein MSQSPVLPSLASPVPTGPLSFEDTPQPTVPEQQQPVVSPHAPQLSVVPSSVAEPALDAPDATLQSVQHQIDEATAAAGHSPSSSDSEADGSQFVVAPSSTASGPPSSPAPDA